A stretch of Amycolatopsis balhimycina FH 1894 DNA encodes these proteins:
- a CDS encoding alpha/beta fold hydrolase — protein sequence MTIYKSEDGARLLRERYLDALRAWPGPRDEVRVPTPEGETFVLVAGPAEAPPLMLLHGSGSNSAEWAHRIPSLTGRFRVYAVDIIGEPGMSAQTRPPLDSDRYARWLDVVLDHFGVAKAAFLTSSFGGWLALDYATRRPERVAALALRCPIGIGPMKKGFVVKAVLLTLLGEKGRRKSVAGVLGEPASSPIVAHQLLVSANYRYRTGPFPVFGDAALGRLTMPVYAVAGAEDAMVDSATTKRRLEAAGAVVDLVPGTGHYLPGEADLGFLTHAAANGDFTA from the coding sequence ATGACCATATACAAGTCGGAAGACGGGGCTCGCCTCCTCCGCGAGCGGTACCTCGACGCCCTGCGGGCGTGGCCAGGTCCCCGTGACGAAGTACGCGTACCGACGCCCGAAGGCGAGACGTTCGTCCTGGTCGCGGGACCGGCCGAAGCCCCACCGCTGATGCTGCTCCACGGCTCCGGGAGCAACTCCGCGGAGTGGGCCCACCGGATCCCGTCGCTGACCGGACGGTTCCGCGTGTACGCGGTCGACATCATCGGTGAGCCGGGGATGAGCGCCCAGACGCGGCCGCCGCTCGACAGCGACCGGTACGCACGCTGGCTGGACGTCGTGCTGGACCACTTCGGCGTCGCCAAAGCGGCCTTCCTGACGTCGTCGTTCGGCGGCTGGCTCGCCCTCGACTACGCGACCCGGCGGCCGGAGCGCGTCGCCGCGCTGGCTCTGCGGTGCCCGATCGGCATCGGCCCGATGAAGAAGGGGTTCGTCGTCAAGGCGGTCCTGCTGACCCTGCTCGGCGAGAAAGGGCGGCGGAAGTCCGTCGCCGGCGTGCTGGGCGAACCGGCGTCGTCGCCGATCGTGGCGCACCAGCTGCTGGTGTCCGCGAACTACCGGTACCGCACCGGGCCGTTCCCGGTCTTCGGCGACGCGGCCTTGGGCCGGCTGACCATGCCGGTGTACGCCGTCGCCGGAGCGGAAGACGCCATGGTCGACTCCGCGACGACGAAACGACGGCTCGAAGCGGCGGGTGCCGTGGTGGACCTGGTGCCCGGCACCGGGCACTACCTCCCTGGCGAAGCGGACCTGGGCTTCCTCACCCACGCGGCGGCGAACGGCGATTTCACCGCTTGA
- a CDS encoding response regulator, giving the protein MTTRILLCDDQQLVRVGLRMIVESQDDLAVAGEAANGEEAIAMARELRPDLVLMDIRMPVLDGVAATERICAELPDVRVLIITTFDLDEYAYAALRGGASGFLVKDAPSEEMLVAIRGVLRGDSMVSPSVTRRLLDRYLADDRDPVDVEKLGVLTEREKDVLGLIARGLSNGEIAAKLYIGETTVKTHVGRILGKLGLRDRVHAVVFAYECGLVRPGS; this is encoded by the coding sequence GTGACCACCAGGATCCTGCTCTGCGACGACCAGCAGCTGGTCCGCGTCGGGCTGCGCATGATCGTCGAAAGCCAGGACGACCTCGCGGTCGCGGGCGAGGCCGCCAACGGCGAAGAAGCCATCGCGATGGCCCGCGAGCTGCGGCCGGACCTGGTGCTGATGGACATCCGGATGCCGGTGCTGGACGGCGTCGCGGCGACCGAGCGGATCTGCGCGGAGCTGCCGGACGTGCGCGTCCTCATCATCACGACCTTCGACCTCGACGAGTACGCGTACGCCGCGTTGCGCGGCGGTGCCAGCGGTTTCCTGGTGAAGGACGCGCCCTCGGAAGAGATGCTCGTCGCGATCCGCGGTGTGCTGCGCGGCGATTCGATGGTCTCGCCGTCGGTCACGCGGCGGCTGCTCGACCGGTACCTCGCCGACGACCGCGACCCCGTGGACGTCGAGAAGCTCGGCGTGCTGACCGAACGCGAGAAGGACGTGCTGGGCCTCATCGCGCGCGGGCTGTCGAACGGCGAGATCGCGGCGAAGCTGTACATCGGCGAGACGACGGTGAAAACGCACGTCGGCCGGATCCTGGGCAAGCTGGGGCTGCGCGACCGGGTCCACGCGGTGGTCTTCGCGTACGAGTGCGGGTTGGTGCGCCCTGGTTCCTGA
- a CDS encoding PQQ-dependent sugar dehydrogenase has protein sequence MRRVLALIGVVSWAVLGCSGAASAPVQSVPPAPTPAAATGKFKVETVTAGLEHGWDVGFLPDGGILVPQRPGKLALIRDGKASEVRTDFSDVLVNGEGGLLGMAVSPDFSTSREFITCQDHQEGGKAVDIRLVTWRLADDGASATKVKNLLTGLPVNPSGRHSGCRPTFAPDGALLVGTGDTAKSTIAQDRHSLGGKVLRLDAKTGNPLPDNPFITSANPRERLIYTYGHRNVQGVAIRPGSGQVITAEHGPTFDDEVNLLKPGANYGWDPSKGGTDPSYDESVPMTDLKRFPAAVSPLWTSGKITEAISGDAFLTGAQWGPNDGALVVVALKGQKLLLFHLDPAGKVLDVSLPPEFNDKFGRLRAVRSGPDGALYVTTSDGTDDKLLRVTPA, from the coding sequence ATGCGGCGTGTGCTGGCTCTCATCGGCGTGGTGTCTTGGGCGGTCCTGGGCTGTTCGGGGGCGGCCAGCGCGCCTGTCCAGAGCGTGCCGCCCGCTCCCACCCCGGCCGCGGCGACCGGGAAGTTCAAGGTCGAAACGGTGACCGCCGGCCTCGAACACGGCTGGGACGTCGGCTTCCTGCCCGACGGCGGCATCCTCGTGCCACAGCGGCCCGGCAAGCTCGCGCTGATCCGCGACGGCAAGGCGTCCGAGGTGCGCACCGACTTCTCCGACGTCCTCGTAAACGGCGAAGGCGGGCTGCTCGGCATGGCCGTCAGCCCCGACTTCTCGACCAGCCGCGAGTTCATCACCTGCCAGGACCACCAGGAGGGCGGCAAGGCCGTCGACATCCGGCTGGTCACGTGGCGGCTGGCCGACGACGGCGCGAGCGCGACGAAGGTGAAGAACCTGCTCACCGGGCTGCCGGTGAACCCCAGCGGCAGGCACTCCGGCTGCCGCCCGACGTTCGCCCCGGACGGCGCGCTGCTCGTCGGCACCGGCGACACGGCGAAGTCGACGATCGCCCAGGACCGTCACTCCCTCGGCGGCAAGGTGCTGCGGCTGGACGCGAAGACCGGGAACCCGTTGCCGGACAACCCGTTCATCACGTCGGCGAACCCGCGCGAGCGGCTGATCTACACCTACGGCCACCGCAACGTCCAGGGCGTGGCGATCCGGCCGGGCAGCGGCCAGGTGATCACCGCCGAGCACGGGCCGACGTTCGACGACGAGGTCAACCTGCTCAAACCCGGCGCCAACTACGGCTGGGACCCGTCGAAGGGCGGCACCGACCCGAGCTACGACGAGAGCGTGCCGATGACCGACCTCAAGCGGTTCCCGGCCGCAGTGAGTCCACTGTGGACGTCCGGGAAGATCACCGAAGCGATCAGCGGCGACGCGTTCCTGACCGGCGCGCAGTGGGGCCCGAACGACGGCGCACTCGTCGTGGTGGCGCTCAAGGGCCAGAAGCTGCTGCTGTTTCACCTGGACCCGGCCGGCAAGGTCCTCGACGTCTCGCTGCCGCCGGAGTTCAACGACAAGTTCGGCCGCCTGCGCGCGGTCCGCAGCGGCCCGGACGGCGCGCTTTACGTGACGACGTCCGACGGCACCGACGACAAGCTGCTGCGGGTCACCCCGGCCTGA
- a CDS encoding sensor histidine kinase translates to MWVRRHRWTVDLPLYAVFLLLGPNWNGTGSWGLRAIPLLFLLPLLLRRRFPRTVAVLIIAGAAAVYFDEIWAYDRGRTELAMAVVLFTLVKLGHRWFAALIAFAIVVLDVQWVTLYAPETGNPTLTIAATLPLHIAAWALGEFFRTKEELTAEEEKLAEAQSRAAVAEERTRIARELHDVLAHSMSVIVLNAEGAKLARRRDPAAVDRTLDTIVHTGRDALAELRRLLEVLHAGQAARSPQPTLDELRGLVEQSGRDVTLDVTGDPGTLPASAALQAYRIVQEALTNMIKHAPADATGRVSVAFEPPEIRIEVTNTGGRASPAPALPSSGRGLAGMRQRVEMYHGELSAGPLPDGGYRVCASLVVRP, encoded by the coding sequence ATGTGGGTACGCCGGCACCGGTGGACGGTGGACCTGCCGCTGTACGCCGTGTTCCTCCTGCTGGGCCCGAACTGGAACGGCACCGGTTCGTGGGGCCTCCGCGCGATCCCGCTGCTGTTCCTGCTCCCGTTGCTGCTGCGCCGCCGGTTTCCGCGCACGGTGGCGGTCCTGATCATCGCCGGAGCGGCGGCGGTGTACTTCGACGAGATCTGGGCGTACGACCGCGGCCGCACCGAACTGGCCATGGCGGTCGTGCTCTTCACCCTCGTGAAGCTGGGGCACCGGTGGTTCGCTGCGCTGATCGCCTTCGCGATCGTCGTGCTCGACGTCCAGTGGGTAACCCTCTACGCGCCGGAAACCGGGAACCCGACCTTGACGATCGCCGCCACTCTCCCGCTGCACATCGCGGCGTGGGCGCTCGGCGAGTTCTTCCGCACCAAGGAAGAGCTCACCGCGGAGGAGGAGAAGCTCGCCGAGGCCCAGTCGCGCGCGGCGGTCGCGGAAGAACGCACCCGGATCGCGCGCGAGCTGCACGACGTGCTGGCGCACAGCATGAGCGTGATCGTGCTGAACGCCGAGGGCGCGAAGCTCGCCCGGCGTCGCGATCCCGCGGCCGTCGACCGCACGCTCGACACGATCGTCCACACCGGCCGGGACGCGCTGGCCGAGCTGCGGCGGCTCCTCGAAGTCCTGCACGCCGGCCAGGCGGCGCGCAGTCCCCAGCCGACGCTCGACGAACTGCGCGGGCTCGTCGAGCAGTCCGGACGCGACGTCACGCTCGACGTCACCGGTGACCCGGGCACCCTGCCCGCGAGCGCCGCGCTCCAGGCTTACCGAATCGTCCAGGAGGCACTGACCAACATGATCAAGCACGCCCCGGCCGACGCGACCGGCCGCGTCAGCGTCGCCTTCGAGCCACCCGAAATCCGGATCGAGGTGACCAACACCGGCGGCCGCGCGTCGCCGGCCCCGGCACTGCCGTCGTCCGGGCGCGGCCTGGCCGGGATGCGCCAGCGCGTCGAGATGTACCACGGCGAGCTGTCGGCCGGGCCACTGCCCGACGGCGGATACCGCGTCTGCGCGAGCCTGGTGGTCCGGCCGTGA